A single region of the Paraburkholderia sprentiae WSM5005 genome encodes:
- the cobC gene encoding alpha-ribazole phosphatase yields MDIVLIRHPAVALEAGVCYGHSDVALAENAEVTSNALSVKLANLQVPAPRVLITSPLTRCAALAAEIANDFGCVVSHDERLKEMDFGAWEAQRWETIDRALLDEWAANFEHARAHGGESVAQFVARVRAWFDAFAQTRELSPAYVVTHAGVMRAIASWVLEVPLARCLQWSLDMTGIVWLRRNDETRQWSLVRWNA; encoded by the coding sequence ATGGATATCGTCCTGATTCGACATCCCGCTGTCGCGCTCGAGGCGGGTGTCTGTTACGGTCATAGCGACGTCGCGTTGGCGGAAAACGCCGAGGTGACCTCCAATGCGTTGTCGGTGAAGCTCGCGAACTTGCAGGTGCCGGCGCCGCGCGTGCTGATCACGAGTCCGCTCACGCGCTGCGCCGCGCTCGCGGCCGAGATCGCGAACGACTTCGGCTGCGTGGTCAGCCACGACGAGCGTCTGAAGGAAATGGATTTCGGCGCGTGGGAAGCGCAGCGCTGGGAGACGATCGATCGCGCGCTGCTCGACGAGTGGGCCGCCAATTTCGAACATGCGCGCGCGCATGGCGGCGAGAGCGTCGCGCAATTCGTCGCGCGTGTGCGGGCGTGGTTCGATGCATTCGCGCAGACGCGCGAGCTGTCGCCCGCGTATGTGGTCACGCACGCGGGCGTGATGCGTGCGATCGCGTCTTGGGTGCTGGAAGTGCCGCTCGCCCGTTGCCTGCAGTGGTCGCTCGATATGACCGGAATCGTCTGGTTGCGACGTAACGACGAGACGCGACAGTGGTCGCTCGTGCGGTGGAACGCGTGA
- the cobU gene encoding bifunctional adenosylcobinamide kinase/adenosylcobinamide-phosphate guanylyltransferase, with protein MTLRDLTFVLGGARSGKSAHAERLASDSALPVTYIATARVSDDAEFNARIAHHRERRPAHWGLVEADHDLAGALAQHDAPGQCLLIDCLTLWLANLLCPADGAMPPLSHYYLQAAALEAALAGARGKIIVVSNEIGLGVVPLGEATRRYVDELGRLNQRIAALSSAATLMVAGLPLALKSASHA; from the coding sequence ATGACTCTCCGCGACCTCACCTTCGTCCTCGGCGGCGCCCGCTCGGGCAAGAGCGCGCACGCCGAGCGGCTCGCCAGCGACAGCGCCCTCCCCGTTACCTACATCGCCACCGCCCGCGTCAGCGACGACGCGGAATTCAACGCGCGCATCGCGCATCATCGCGAGCGGCGGCCCGCGCATTGGGGTCTCGTCGAAGCGGACCACGACCTCGCGGGCGCGCTCGCGCAACATGACGCGCCCGGCCAGTGTCTGCTGATCGACTGCCTGACGCTGTGGCTCGCCAATCTGCTGTGTCCCGCCGACGGCGCCATGCCGCCGCTGTCGCACTACTACTTGCAGGCCGCCGCGCTCGAAGCGGCGCTCGCCGGCGCGCGCGGCAAGATCATCGTCGTCAGCAACGAGATCGGTCTCGGCGTCGTGCCGCTCGGCGAAGCCACGCGTCGTTACGTCGACGAACTCGGGCGCCTCAATCAGCGCATCGCCGCGCTGAGCAGCGCAGCCACGCTGATGGTCGCGGGTCTGCCGCTCGCGCTGAAAAGCGCGAGCCACGCGTGA
- a CDS encoding cobalamin-binding protein encodes MTRSIRSIPFAAPARRLIRCCGAAALALTALGAHAAITVTDDSGATVTLAAPAQRVISLAPHVTELLYAAGGGPKMVGAVSYSDYPPAAKQLPRVGDNKALDLERIVALKPDLIVVWRHGNAQRQLDRLRELHVPLFFSEPRHLDDVAVSLTKLGRLLGTSPSADAAAAAYRDDIARLRARYANRPAVSVFYQVWDRPLMTLNGEHMISDVIALCGGRNVFADLQPLVPTVSTEAVLAANPEAIVTAAPGATRPDATLPQLDTWRAWPGLAAVANHNLFAIDGDLINRPAPRIAQGARLLCEDLELARSRRKPAAP; translated from the coding sequence ATGACCCGCTCTATTCGCTCCATCCCTTTTGCCGCACCCGCGCGCCGCCTGATTCGTTGCTGCGGCGCTGCGGCGCTCGCGCTGACCGCGTTAGGCGCGCACGCCGCGATCACCGTCACCGACGACAGCGGCGCGACCGTCACGCTCGCCGCGCCCGCGCAGCGCGTGATCAGCCTCGCCCCGCACGTGACCGAATTGCTGTACGCCGCGGGCGGCGGCCCGAAAATGGTCGGCGCGGTGTCATACAGCGACTATCCGCCCGCAGCGAAGCAACTCCCGCGCGTCGGCGACAACAAGGCGCTCGACCTCGAACGCATCGTCGCGCTGAAGCCGGACCTGATCGTCGTGTGGCGGCACGGCAATGCGCAGCGTCAGCTCGATCGCTTGCGCGAGCTACACGTGCCGCTCTTTTTCAGCGAGCCGCGCCATCTCGACGACGTCGCCGTGTCGCTGACGAAGCTCGGCCGCCTGCTCGGCACATCGCCGAGCGCGGACGCGGCGGCCGCCGCCTATCGCGACGACATCGCCCGTCTGCGCGCGCGGTACGCGAACCGCCCGGCCGTCAGCGTGTTCTACCAGGTATGGGACCGGCCGCTGATGACGCTCAATGGCGAGCACATGATCAGCGACGTGATCGCGCTGTGCGGCGGCCGCAACGTGTTCGCGGACCTGCAGCCGCTCGTGCCGACCGTGTCGACCGAAGCGGTGCTCGCGGCGAACCCGGAGGCGATTGTTACGGCAGCACCGGGCGCGACGCGGCCCGACGCGACGCTGCCGCAACTGGACACATGGCGCGCGTGGCCGGGTCTCGCGGCCGTCGCGAACCACAACCTGTTCGCGATCGACGGCGATCTGATCAACCGCCCTGCACCGCGCATCGCGCAAGGCGCGCGGCTACTATGCGAGGACCTCGAACTCGCGCGCTCACGCAGAAAGCCCGCCGCGCCATGA
- the cobD gene encoding threonine-phosphate decarboxylase CobD, translating to MTDRTQQCQPAASGPIAHGGNLHEAATRYGIPYAQWLDLSTGINPHGYPVPPLPADAWRRLPDEGDGFAERAARYYGAPDAAHVLPVAGSQAAIRTLPALLPRATVGIAPLTYGEYAPAFARAGHQIAPLDAQSDALPATLTHVAIVSPDNPTATRIDAARLLHWHAQLRERGGTLLVDEAYADTLPGAQAASLAAHTHLDGLVVLRSPGKFFGLAGVRAGFVLGAPALLAVLRDRLGAWTVSGPARHAVSAAFADAAWQSRMRERLSGESTRLAGLLQAHGFATRGTPLFAWTDDARAAALHEALARRGVWTRFFPPSPGVRSASVRFGLPGDDAEWTRFEQQLQQAVHAIDVARTG from the coding sequence ATGACAGACCGGACCCAGCAGTGCCAACCCGCCGCAAGCGGCCCGATCGCGCACGGCGGCAACCTGCACGAAGCGGCGACGCGCTACGGCATTCCGTACGCGCAGTGGCTCGATCTGTCGACCGGCATCAATCCGCACGGCTATCCGGTGCCGCCGCTCCCCGCCGACGCATGGCGCCGTTTGCCCGACGAAGGCGACGGCTTCGCCGAGCGCGCCGCGCGTTACTACGGCGCGCCCGATGCCGCGCACGTGCTACCGGTGGCCGGCAGCCAGGCGGCGATTCGCACGCTGCCCGCGTTGCTGCCGCGCGCGACGGTCGGCATCGCGCCGCTGACCTATGGCGAGTACGCGCCCGCGTTCGCGCGCGCGGGACATCAGATCGCGCCGCTCGACGCGCAAAGCGACGCGCTGCCCGCCACGCTCACGCACGTCGCAATCGTCAGTCCCGACAATCCGACCGCCACGCGTATCGATGCCGCGAGGCTGCTGCACTGGCACGCACAGCTACGCGAGCGCGGCGGCACCTTACTCGTCGACGAAGCGTACGCCGACACGTTGCCGGGCGCGCAAGCCGCGTCGCTGGCGGCGCATACGCATCTGGACGGGCTCGTCGTGTTGCGCTCGCCCGGCAAGTTCTTCGGGCTCGCGGGGGTGCGCGCCGGGTTCGTGCTGGGCGCGCCCGCATTGCTCGCCGTGCTGCGCGACCGGTTGGGCGCGTGGACGGTCAGCGGTCCGGCGCGTCACGCAGTGAGCGCCGCGTTCGCCGACGCCGCGTGGCAATCCCGGATGCGTGAGCGGCTCAGCGGCGAGAGCACACGGCTTGCCGGACTCTTGCAAGCGCACGGTTTCGCGACGCGCGGCACGCCGCTTTTCGCATGGACCGACGATGCGCGCGCCGCCGCGTTGCATGAAGCGCTCGCGCGGCGCGGCGTGTGGACGCGTTTTTTCCCGCCATCGCCCGGGGTGAGATCGGCCAGCGTGCGCTTCGGGCTGCCGGGAGACGACGCCGAATGGACTCGCTTCGAACAACAGTTGCAACAGGCGGTGCACGCGATCGATGTCGCGCGCACGGGTTAG
- a CDS encoding ParA family protein, translating to MSVIVVANPKGGVGKSTLSTNLAGYFAAEGEWVALADLDKQHSAQAWLDLRPATLPVIETWQVNPDTPAKPPKGLEHAVVDTPAGLHGNRLSVALDLADKVIVPLQPSMFDILATQEFLERLAKEKAVRKGAIEIGVVGMRVDARTRSAEQLHRFVEGLKLPVLGFLRDTQNYVQLAAHGLTLWDVAKSRVEKDLEQWQPIVEWTNGAGKKG from the coding sequence ATGTCGGTGATCGTAGTGGCGAATCCGAAGGGCGGCGTGGGCAAGAGCACGCTATCGACCAATCTGGCCGGCTATTTCGCCGCGGAGGGCGAATGGGTCGCGCTGGCCGACCTCGACAAGCAGCACTCCGCGCAAGCATGGCTCGATCTGCGACCCGCCACGCTGCCGGTCATCGAGACCTGGCAAGTCAATCCCGACACGCCGGCCAAGCCGCCGAAGGGCCTCGAGCACGCGGTCGTCGACACGCCGGCCGGCCTGCACGGCAATCGTCTGAGCGTCGCGCTCGATCTCGCCGACAAGGTAATCGTGCCGTTGCAGCCGTCGATGTTCGATATTCTCGCGACCCAGGAATTTCTCGAGCGGCTCGCGAAGGAAAAGGCGGTCAGGAAGGGCGCGATCGAGATCGGCGTGGTCGGCATGCGCGTCGATGCGCGCACGCGCTCGGCCGAGCAGCTGCATCGCTTCGTCGAAGGACTGAAGCTGCCGGTACTCGGCTTTCTGCGCGACACGCAGAACTATGTGCAGCTCGCGGCGCACGGCCTGACGCTGTGGGACGTCGCGAAAAGCCGGGTGGAGAAGGATCTGGAGCAGTGGCAGCCGATCGTCGAGTGGACGAACGGCGCGGGCAAGAAGGGCTGA
- the cbiB gene encoding adenosylcobinamide-phosphate synthase CbiB, with the protein MPPLTMPLVATLAVAGVAVDRWLGEPSRRHPLIGFGNWAARLEARFNHDRRLRLKGLLAWALAVLPPVLIAWWLVVVLPLFAACALHVALLWFALGARSLRDHIAPIARALGQRDLATARELTARIVSRDTAQADEAALARAAVESALENGNDAIFGALFWFALAGGPGALGFRLANTLDAMWGYRTPRYLRFGWAAARIDDVLNWIPARLTATSYALLGDTLTAWRCWREQAPRWESPNAGPVMASGAGSLNVLIGGPAVYHGALELRPTLGFGHPAEARHVGAALMLVERTVILWLAVLIVLALLSVPFHG; encoded by the coding sequence ATGCCGCCGCTGACGATGCCGCTGGTCGCGACGCTCGCGGTCGCGGGCGTCGCCGTCGATCGCTGGCTCGGCGAGCCGAGCCGGAGGCATCCGCTCATCGGCTTCGGCAACTGGGCCGCGCGCCTCGAAGCGCGCTTCAATCATGACCGGCGTCTGCGGCTCAAGGGCCTGCTCGCATGGGCGCTCGCCGTTCTGCCGCCGGTGCTGATCGCGTGGTGGCTCGTCGTCGTGCTGCCCTTGTTCGCGGCCTGCGCGTTGCATGTGGCGCTGCTGTGGTTCGCGCTCGGCGCGCGCAGCCTGCGCGATCACATCGCGCCGATCGCGCGGGCGCTTGGGCAGCGCGATCTCGCCACGGCACGTGAATTGACCGCGCGGATCGTCTCGCGCGACACCGCGCAGGCCGACGAAGCGGCGCTCGCGCGCGCCGCGGTCGAGTCGGCGCTCGAAAACGGCAACGACGCGATCTTCGGCGCGCTGTTCTGGTTCGCGCTCGCGGGCGGCCCAGGCGCGCTCGGCTTTCGCCTCGCCAATACGCTCGACGCGATGTGGGGTTATCGCACCCCGCGCTATCTGCGCTTCGGCTGGGCCGCCGCGCGCATCGACGACGTGCTGAACTGGATTCCCGCGCGCCTGACCGCCACGAGCTACGCGCTGCTCGGCGACACGCTGACCGCCTGGCGCTGCTGGCGCGAACAGGCGCCACGCTGGGAGAGCCCGAACGCGGGCCCGGTGATGGCGTCCGGCGCCGGCAGCCTGAACGTGCTGATCGGCGGGCCGGCCGTGTATCACGGCGCGCTCGAGCTGCGGCCGACGCTGGGCTTCGGGCATCCCGCCGAGGCGCGTCATGTGGGCGCCGCGTTGATGCTGGTCGAACGCACGGTGATTCTCTGGCTGGCCGTGCTGATCGTGCTGGCGTTGTTGAGCGTGCCCTTTCATGGCTGA
- a CDS encoding adenosylcobinamide-GDP ribazoletransferase, with protein sequence MNPLAELRYFFTALAYFTRVPVPRWVGFEPHYLNAAARYFPLVGVLVGGFSALVYLAALRVFPASVAVLLSMAASLVATGAFHEDGLADCVDAFGGAYSREDALRIMHDSRIGAFGAIALVVALAIKWQTLAALPPLRAASLMLAAHGASRACAISYLATLDYVRTAGKAKPVAQRLSGPALLCAALFGLPWLLWPNGPGAPDWRFAALTCVVLLALRFAMGRYFASRIGGYTGDCLGFAQQIFEISIYLVGLAWISS encoded by the coding sequence ATGAACCCCCTCGCGGAACTGCGCTATTTCTTCACGGCGCTCGCTTACTTCACGCGCGTGCCCGTACCGCGCTGGGTCGGCTTCGAGCCGCATTATCTGAATGCGGCGGCGCGCTATTTTCCGCTGGTCGGCGTGTTGGTCGGCGGCTTCAGCGCACTTGTGTATCTGGCCGCGCTGCGCGTGTTTCCGGCGAGTGTCGCGGTACTGCTGTCGATGGCGGCGTCGCTCGTCGCGACGGGCGCGTTTCACGAGGACGGTCTCGCCGATTGCGTCGATGCGTTCGGTGGCGCCTATTCGCGAGAAGATGCACTGCGCATCATGCATGACTCGCGCATCGGTGCTTTCGGTGCCATCGCGCTCGTGGTCGCTCTGGCGATCAAGTGGCAAACGCTCGCGGCGTTGCCACCGCTGCGCGCCGCAAGCTTGATGCTTGCGGCGCATGGCGCGAGCCGCGCGTGCGCGATTAGTTACCTGGCCACGCTCGACTACGTGCGCACGGCAGGCAAGGCCAAGCCGGTCGCGCAGCGTCTGAGCGGGCCGGCGCTGCTGTGCGCCGCGCTGTTTGGGCTGCCGTGGCTGCTGTGGCCGAACGGCCCCGGCGCGCCCGACTGGCGCTTCGCCGCGCTCACGTGTGTCGTGCTATTGGCGCTGCGCTTCGCGATGGGCCGTTATTTCGCCAGTCGTATTGGCGGCTATACCGGCGATTGCCTCGGCTTCGCGCAGCAGATCTTCGAAATCAGCATCTATCTGGTGGGACTTGCATGGATATCGTCCTGA
- a CDS encoding PaaI family thioesterase, with protein MSKLRPEYTVERLQERQKGKLPDLLGLRVLSVDQGTLLAELTVREALLAPNGFLHAATVIGLADTACGYACIAHLPENARNFTTIELKSNFFGTATQGTIRAVAKGVHLGRSTQVWDATVTDPDGKTIALFRCTQMVLY; from the coding sequence ATGAGCAAACTGCGCCCGGAATATACCGTCGAACGCCTGCAGGAGCGCCAAAAGGGCAAGCTGCCGGACCTGCTGGGCCTGCGGGTGCTGAGCGTGGACCAGGGCACGCTGCTCGCCGAGCTGACCGTGCGCGAGGCGCTGCTCGCGCCTAACGGCTTCCTGCACGCCGCCACCGTGATCGGCCTCGCCGACACGGCCTGCGGCTATGCGTGCATCGCGCATCTGCCCGAGAACGCGCGCAACTTCACGACGATCGAGCTGAAGAGCAACTTTTTCGGCACCGCGACGCAAGGCACGATCCGCGCGGTCGCCAAGGGCGTGCATCTTGGGCGCAGCACGCAGGTCTGGGACGCGACGGTCACCGATCCGGATGGCAAAACCATCGCACTGTTTCGTTGCACGCAGATGGTGTTGTACTAA
- a CDS encoding FecCD family ABC transporter permease codes for MSRGSGSLSAAMATPRPMNAKRAAAIWFGLALAALVVLGASLVLGSVPLAPARVLAALAPAHTFGAGSDELAGEIVRTLRLPRALAGFACGGLLALAGALLQVLLRNPLAEPYVLGVSGGAATFALVAMIAGGAWWIVDASAFAGAFMSILLVLGLARRELWRGEPQDTSPRLLLTGAVIAAGWGALIMLLLNLAPDSRLRGMLFWLTGDLNGGALPWTALIALALVLLAIVPAAPRLNVLLRGDAAAQALGVAVMPLRLRVYLVASLAAAAAVTTAGTIGFVGLVVPHMLRLAFGNDQRMLLPAAALGGGVAVMGADLIARTVIAPAQLPVGVITSLVGVPVFLWMLLKRRR; via the coding sequence ATGAGTCGCGGGTCCGGTTCGCTGTCCGCCGCGATGGCGACGCCGCGCCCGATGAACGCGAAGCGCGCCGCCGCGATCTGGTTCGGGCTCGCGCTCGCCGCCCTCGTGGTGCTCGGCGCGTCGCTCGTGCTCGGCAGCGTGCCGCTCGCGCCGGCGCGCGTGCTGGCGGCGCTCGCGCCTGCACACACGTTCGGCGCGGGCAGCGACGAGCTCGCCGGCGAAATCGTGCGCACGTTGCGTTTGCCGCGCGCGCTCGCGGGTTTCGCGTGCGGCGGGTTGCTCGCGCTCGCCGGCGCACTGCTGCAGGTGCTGCTGCGCAATCCGCTGGCCGAGCCATACGTGCTCGGCGTGTCGGGCGGCGCGGCGACGTTCGCGCTCGTCGCGATGATCGCGGGCGGCGCATGGTGGATCGTCGACGCGAGCGCGTTCGCGGGCGCGTTCATGTCGATCCTGCTGGTGCTGGGCCTCGCGCGTCGCGAGCTGTGGCGCGGCGAGCCGCAGGACACGTCGCCGCGTTTGCTGCTGACCGGCGCGGTGATCGCGGCCGGGTGGGGCGCGCTGATTATGCTGCTGCTCAATCTCGCGCCCGACAGCCGTCTGCGCGGCATGCTGTTCTGGCTCACCGGCGACCTCAACGGCGGCGCGCTGCCGTGGACCGCGCTGATTGCGCTGGCGCTCGTGTTGCTCGCGATCGTCCCGGCCGCGCCGCGTCTGAACGTGCTGCTGCGCGGCGACGCGGCCGCACAGGCGTTGGGCGTCGCGGTGATGCCGCTGCGTTTGCGGGTGTACCTGGTCGCGTCGCTGGCGGCCGCCGCGGCGGTGACGACCGCGGGCACGATCGGCTTCGTCGGTCTGGTCGTGCCGCACATGCTGCGGCTCGCGTTCGGCAACGATCAGCGCATGCTGCTGCCGGCGGCGGCGCTCGGCGGCGGCGTCGCGGTGATGGGCGCGGATCTGATCGCGCGTACCGTGATCGCGCCCGCGCAATTGCCGGTCGGCGTGATCACGTCGCTGGTCGGCGTGCCGGTGTTCCTGTGGATGCTGCTCAAACGCCGCCGATGA
- a CDS encoding cobyric acid synthase has product MIQGTTSDAGKSTLVAGLCRLARRAGARVAPFKPQNMALNSAVTVDGGEIGRAQALQALAAGIDAHTDLNPVLLKPTSDRGAQVIIHGKARMNLDARAYHDYKPVAFEAVLESYARLRASYDTIFVEGAGSPAEINLRERDIANMGFAEAVDCPVVLVADIDRGGVFAHLTGTLACLSDSEQARVRGFIINRFRGDLGLLKPGLDWLEAKTGKPVLGVVPYLHGLTLDAEDMLPPELRAAASGDSRRLLRVVVPVLPHISNHTDFDALRAHPQVDFHYVRAGTPPPSADLIVLPGSKNVPDDLAFLRAQGWGDVLGRHLRYGGRVIGICGGMQMLGREIADPHGVEGAPGTFAGFGWLDYATVLTRDKTLRNVSGRLALPGAPHVAGYEIHMGETRGPALDTPALRLDGAAPAEAGVDLGHPDGALSADGQILATYVHGLFDTPAACAALLAWAGLSDAEAIDYPALREASLERLADTLAGHVDIDRLFAAMG; this is encoded by the coding sequence ATGATCCAGGGCACCACGTCCGACGCGGGCAAGAGCACGCTGGTCGCGGGACTGTGCCGCCTCGCGCGGCGCGCGGGCGCGCGGGTTGCGCCGTTCAAGCCGCAGAACATGGCGCTGAACAGCGCGGTGACGGTCGACGGCGGCGAGATCGGCCGCGCGCAGGCATTGCAGGCGCTCGCCGCGGGCATCGACGCGCACACCGATCTGAACCCGGTGCTGCTGAAGCCGACCAGCGATCGCGGCGCTCAGGTGATCATCCACGGCAAGGCGCGCATGAATCTCGACGCGCGCGCGTATCACGACTACAAGCCGGTCGCGTTCGAGGCGGTGCTGGAGTCCTATGCGCGGCTGCGCGCGTCGTACGACACGATTTTCGTCGAAGGCGCGGGCAGTCCGGCCGAGATCAATCTGCGCGAGCGCGACATCGCGAACATGGGTTTCGCGGAGGCGGTCGATTGCCCGGTCGTGCTGGTCGCCGACATCGATCGCGGCGGCGTGTTCGCGCATCTGACCGGCACGCTCGCGTGTCTGTCCGACAGCGAGCAGGCGCGCGTGCGCGGCTTCATCATCAACCGTTTTCGCGGCGACCTCGGCCTGCTAAAGCCCGGGCTCGACTGGCTCGAGGCGAAGACCGGCAAGCCGGTGCTCGGCGTCGTGCCGTATCTGCATGGCCTGACGCTCGACGCCGAGGACATGCTGCCGCCCGAGCTGCGCGCGGCGGCGAGCGGTGATTCGCGCCGTCTGCTGCGCGTGGTCGTGCCGGTGCTGCCGCACATCAGCAATCACACCGATTTCGACGCGTTGCGCGCGCATCCGCAGGTCGATTTTCACTACGTGCGCGCCGGCACGCCGCCGCCGTCCGCCGATCTGATCGTCCTGCCGGGTTCAAAGAACGTGCCGGACGACCTCGCGTTTCTGCGCGCGCAGGGCTGGGGCGACGTGCTCGGGCGGCATCTGCGCTACGGCGGCCGCGTGATCGGGATTTGCGGCGGCATGCAGATGCTCGGCCGGGAGATCGCCGATCCGCATGGCGTCGAAGGCGCGCCGGGCACCTTCGCGGGCTTCGGCTGGCTCGACTATGCGACGGTGCTCACGCGCGACAAGACGCTGAGAAACGTGAGCGGGCGCCTTGCGCTGCCGGGCGCGCCGCACGTCGCCGGCTACGAGATTCATATGGGCGAGACGCGCGGCCCGGCACTGGACACGCCGGCGCTGCGTCTCGACGGTGCCGCCCCAGCCGAAGCCGGCGTGGACTTGGGGCACCCCGATGGCGCGTTGTCCGCCGACGGCCAGATTCTCGCGACCTACGTGCACGGCCTGTTCGATACGCCGGCCGCCTGCGCGGCACTGCTCGCGTGGGCGGGCTTGAGCGATGCCGAGGCGATCGACTATCCGGCGCTGCGCGAGGCGTCGCTGGAGCGGCTGGCCGATACGCTAGCCGGGCACGTCGATATAGACAGGCTGTTCGCGGCGATGGGGTGA
- a CDS encoding ABC transporter ATP-binding protein, which produces MMRAEPSPSSGMLSTRRLTLRAGARTLLDAFTHTFHAGEVWCIAGPNGAGKTTLLSTLAGLLHPAAGHVELDGVRMADWPPLPLARRRALMPQSAADAFNASVLDIVLLNRFPHLGGWGWERDEDRAAAQAALERLGLADFAARDVLSLSGGERQRVALAAVLCQDAPLLLLDEPLSHLDLHHQIDCLEALVAWTREPRRSVLFSCHDLNLARRFATHALLLDGAGGAYAGPVRDVLTPALTSRAFGYPLILIRDGEHEALIPAPRGRHESLTGHDAQSG; this is translated from the coding sequence ATGATGCGAGCCGAACCCAGCCCCAGCTCTGGCATGCTCAGCACGCGGCGCCTGACGCTGCGCGCCGGCGCGCGCACCTTGCTCGACGCGTTCACGCACACGTTCCATGCGGGCGAAGTCTGGTGCATCGCCGGGCCGAACGGCGCGGGCAAGACGACCTTGCTGTCGACGCTAGCGGGCCTGTTGCATCCGGCGGCGGGCCACGTCGAACTCGATGGCGTGCGCATGGCCGACTGGCCGCCGCTACCGCTCGCCCGGCGCCGCGCGCTGATGCCGCAAAGCGCGGCCGATGCGTTCAACGCAAGCGTGCTCGACATTGTGCTGCTGAACCGCTTCCCGCATCTGGGCGGCTGGGGCTGGGAGCGCGATGAGGATCGTGCGGCCGCGCAGGCGGCGCTCGAACGGCTCGGTCTCGCGGACTTCGCCGCGCGCGACGTGCTGTCGCTATCGGGCGGCGAGCGTCAGCGCGTTGCTCTCGCGGCGGTGCTATGCCAGGACGCGCCGCTGTTGCTGCTCGACGAACCGTTGTCGCATCTCGACCTGCATCATCAGATCGACTGTCTCGAAGCGCTCGTCGCATGGACGCGCGAACCGCGCCGTAGTGTGCTGTTCTCTTGCCACGACCTGAACCTCGCGCGCCGCTTCGCGACGCATGCGTTGCTGCTCGACGGCGCGGGCGGTGCGTACGCGGGTCCCGTTCGCGACGTGCTGACGCCCGCGTTGACGAGCCGCGCGTTCGGCTATCCGCTGATTCTGATTCGCGACGGCGAACACGAGGCGCTGATTCCCGCGCCGCGCGGGCGTCACGAATCGCTTACCGGTCATGACGCCCAGTCAGGCTGA
- the cobT gene encoding nicotinate-nucleotide--dimethylbenzimidazole phosphoribosyltransferase, with amino-acid sequence MTRIPLPAGLPEVAPLDQTLRAELQRIIDTRTKPPGSLGRLETLARQMGVIQRSTRPTVQRAAMIVFAGDHGIAAEGVSPYPQAVTAQMVANFIAGGAAINALSRVAGLELEVVNAGLATPLPSTHGLVDIPVGPGTRNFAHEAAMTHAEALAAMRAGAARVRHHAALGTNVIGFGEMGIANTSAAACLMSRLCGVPIDDCVGRGTGLDNAGLANKRNVLAAALARHADARAPLDVLATFGGFEIAMMAGAYLAAAEARMTILVDGFIATSALLVADAFSPDVRDYCVFAHASNEAGHRRMLSHFGAQPLLSLDMRLGEGTGAALAVPLLRAAVAFVNEMASFDSAGVADREP; translated from the coding sequence ATGACTCGCATCCCACTCCCGGCCGGTTTGCCCGAAGTCGCCCCGCTCGATCAAACGCTGCGCGCCGAGCTGCAACGGATCATCGATACCCGCACCAAACCGCCCGGCAGCCTCGGCCGGCTCGAAACGCTGGCGCGCCAGATGGGCGTGATCCAGCGCAGTACGCGTCCCACCGTGCAGCGTGCCGCGATGATCGTTTTCGCGGGTGATCACGGTATCGCCGCCGAAGGCGTGAGCCCGTATCCGCAAGCGGTGACCGCGCAGATGGTTGCAAACTTCATCGCGGGCGGCGCGGCGATCAACGCGCTCAGTCGTGTCGCGGGTCTCGAACTCGAAGTGGTCAACGCGGGCCTCGCGACGCCGCTGCCCTCGACGCACGGACTCGTCGACATTCCGGTCGGCCCCGGCACGCGCAACTTCGCACACGAAGCCGCGATGACGCACGCCGAAGCGCTCGCCGCGATGCGGGCGGGCGCCGCGCGCGTGCGTCATCACGCGGCGCTAGGCACGAACGTGATCGGCTTCGGCGAGATGGGCATCGCGAACACCTCGGCGGCCGCGTGTCTGATGAGCCGCCTGTGCGGCGTGCCGATCGACGACTGCGTTGGCCGCGGCACCGGTCTCGACAACGCCGGCCTCGCGAACAAGCGCAACGTGCTCGCGGCGGCGCTTGCGCGCCATGCCGACGCACGCGCGCCGCTCGACGTGCTCGCGACCTTCGGCGGCTTCGAGATCGCGATGATGGCGGGCGCGTATCTGGCGGCCGCCGAGGCGCGCATGACGATCCTCGTCGACGGCTTCATCGCGACCTCCGCGCTGCTGGTCGCCGATGCGTTTTCGCCCGACGTGCGCGACTACTGCGTGTTCGCGCATGCGTCGAACGAGGCCGGGCATCGGCGCATGCTCTCCCATTTCGGCGCGCAGCCGTTGCTATCGCTCGACATGCGGCTCGGCGAGGGCACGGGCGCCGCGCTCGCGGTGCCGTTGCTGCGCGCGGCGGTGGCCTTCGTCAACGAGATGGCCAGCTTCGATTCGGCGGGCGTCGCGGATCGCGAACCGTGA